A window from Streptosporangiales bacterium encodes these proteins:
- a CDS encoding MFS transporter yields MPDTPRMRTMVASVYGPSLVYSIGQGAIIPVVALTARELGASVGIAGLVVALIGLGQIIGDIPAGALASRVGERNAMVIASGVAVVGITGCLLAPSVWALALGIFGTGLATSVWSLARQSYVAEVMPFRMRGRGLSTLGGMQRIGMFLGPFVGAGAMHLLGTKGAYVVYLVAAVSAGVLLLLVADVSRRSRVAAEPTPTLHVIRRHWPVLRTLGFTALLFGAVRASRQVVVPLWADQLNLSPTTTSLIYGVSGAVDMLLFYPAGKVMDHFGRMWIAVPSMFILGVAHLLLPLSHGPGTLLGVALLMGFGNGLGAGLIMTIGADLSPPIGRAAFLGAWRLAPDLGTAVGPMAVSAVSAAVALGPAVLAMGGIALLAIAALHRWVPRTNGSGTDPLPAEQS; encoded by the coding sequence ATGCCCGACACGCCTCGCATGCGCACCATGGTGGCCTCGGTGTACGGTCCGTCGCTCGTCTACAGCATCGGGCAGGGCGCGATCATCCCCGTGGTCGCACTGACGGCACGGGAGCTCGGCGCGTCCGTGGGCATCGCCGGCCTGGTCGTCGCGCTCATCGGTCTCGGGCAGATCATCGGCGACATCCCCGCCGGGGCGCTCGCGAGCCGGGTGGGCGAGCGCAACGCCATGGTGATCGCGTCCGGCGTGGCCGTCGTCGGGATCACCGGCTGCCTGCTCGCGCCGTCGGTGTGGGCGCTGGCGCTCGGGATCTTCGGTACGGGACTCGCCACCTCGGTGTGGTCGCTGGCGCGCCAGTCGTACGTCGCTGAGGTCATGCCGTTCCGGATGCGCGGACGCGGCCTGTCGACGCTCGGTGGCATGCAGCGCATCGGCATGTTCCTCGGCCCGTTCGTCGGCGCGGGCGCGATGCACCTGCTCGGCACCAAGGGCGCGTACGTGGTCTACCTCGTGGCCGCCGTCTCGGCCGGCGTCCTGCTCCTGCTCGTCGCCGATGTCAGCCGCCGCAGCCGCGTCGCCGCGGAGCCGACGCCGACGCTCCACGTGATCAGGCGGCACTGGCCCGTACTCCGCACCCTCGGCTTCACCGCGCTGCTGTTCGGCGCCGTGCGCGCGTCGCGGCAGGTCGTCGTGCCGCTGTGGGCCGACCAGCTCAACCTGAGCCCGACGACCACGAGCCTCATCTACGGCGTCTCGGGCGCCGTCGACATGCTGCTCTTCTACCCGGCCGGCAAGGTCATGGACCACTTCGGCCGGATGTGGATCGCGGTGCCGTCGATGTTCATCCTCGGCGTCGCCCACCTGCTGCTGCCACTCAGCCACGGCCCGGGCACGCTGCTCGGCGTCGCGCTCCTGATGGGCTTCGGCAACGGTCTGGGCGCCGGCCTGATCATGACGATCGGCGCGGACCTGTCACCGCCGATCGGTCGCGCGGCGTTCCTCGGCGCCTGGCGCCTCGCCCCTGACCTGGGCACCGCGGTCGGGCCGATGGCGGTCAGCGCCGTGAGCGCCGCGGTCGCGCTTGGCCCCGCCGTGCTCGCGATGGGCGGCATCGCCCTGCTCGCGATCGCCGCGCTGCATCG